One Chitinophaga varians DNA window includes the following coding sequences:
- a CDS encoding glycosyltransferase family 9 protein, which translates to MENRSSYRSVCILYDCGNEGDELGNILSTHFLIGPVLKALQAMFGDEMIFVGRKAIAEVIFSPVRFKKIVEMGVRIDSGVRRVDLQGILKEIQECDLIICLNTWIGGEGENLKMLLEHLSPQWSIGFYDFFKEKLAFNPDMHFCDMMFQCVALMDPSAAIADFVRGPEVPQRGREIVRQFVGTLKSEGGSILVVAPHATCQRKEIAYSVYPEALKKVLDNFDNLSIIVLSSEFRWPYSDAYKDRIVIFDHFTTEVTWSFVAHADYFLGPESDALHIADIYRIPSVGIFGKLSPVHFSGFRFAENYSLQSNDYAMQDITTEQISEALRQLIMKTL; encoded by the coding sequence ATGGAGAACAGATCAAGCTATAGGAGCGTCTGCATCTTATATGACTGCGGTAATGAAGGAGATGAGCTGGGAAATATCCTCAGTACGCATTTTCTGATTGGTCCGGTTCTGAAAGCATTGCAGGCGATGTTTGGAGATGAAATGATTTTTGTGGGGCGGAAAGCCATTGCAGAGGTTATTTTTTCTCCTGTCAGATTTAAGAAAATAGTGGAGATGGGTGTTCGTATTGATTCGGGGGTCAGAAGGGTTGACCTGCAAGGTATATTGAAGGAAATTCAGGAATGTGATCTGATAATTTGTTTAAACACCTGGATAGGCGGAGAGGGGGAGAATTTGAAGATGTTGCTGGAGCATTTGTCACCCCAGTGGTCAATTGGTTTTTATGATTTTTTTAAAGAGAAGCTAGCTTTTAACCCGGATATGCATTTTTGTGATATGATGTTTCAGTGTGTTGCGCTGATGGATCCATCTGCTGCAATAGCGGATTTTGTCCGCGGCCCAGAGGTGCCGCAAAGGGGGAGGGAGATTGTAAGGCAGTTTGTGGGCACCCTGAAGTCAGAAGGCGGGAGCATATTGGTTGTGGCGCCACACGCTACCTGCCAGAGGAAGGAAATAGCTTATTCCGTATATCCGGAGGCCTTAAAAAAAGTGTTAGATAATTTTGATAATTTAAGTATAATTGTACTATCTTCTGAGTTTCGATGGCCCTATTCGGACGCATATAAGGATAGGATTGTGATATTTGATCATTTCACTACTGAAGTAACCTGGTCTTTTGTAGCACATGCCGATTATTTTCTGGGCCCGGAGTCTGATGCCCTGCATATTGCTGATATTTACAGAATACCTTCTGTCGGCATTTTTGGGAAGCTGTCCCCTGTTCATTTTAGTGGCTTCAGATTCGCAGAGAACTATTCTTTACAGAGCAATGATTACGCGATGCAGGATATTACTACAGAACAGATCAGTGAAGCACTCCGGCAGCTTATTATGAAAACGCTTTAA
- a CDS encoding radical SAM protein yields the protein MNAANLQISSVAAKIASRCNINCSYCYIYNKGDDSYKHQPKFMSEAIYTRLFEQIRGYCNKHRLKSFTIYLFGGEPLLAGKEYVRKFLAAAEQILMPDVAPDFLIQTNGILFDQEWIDLFKEFGVIYGFSLDGNKEINDRNRVDFKGNGTYDQVVKAIKLLTEQGIRPGINSVIDVDTDALAGYQHFKDLGVGDLDYLIPDGNFYQLPKHLSNRTDHFNWTNTPYADWLISIFDVWFHEPLPKPNIRLFKVLINLILGQDVGYDYLGTRRTELLIIETDGAIEAADDFKICGNGFTKNELNILKDDLEAALNDHLIALYHTSKEQLSKQCESCSVKNICGGWYVPSRYDKDNGFDNPTVYCPDVLKLITHVQKCVIEELNKNGVETDGVEILDYNREAGLLEKYSCNF from the coding sequence ATGAACGCAGCAAACCTTCAAATAAGCAGCGTAGCGGCAAAAATAGCCAGCCGGTGTAATATCAACTGCAGCTACTGCTATATATATAACAAGGGCGACGATTCATATAAGCACCAGCCCAAATTTATGAGCGAGGCAATTTATACTAGATTGTTTGAGCAAATACGCGGCTATTGCAATAAACATCGCCTGAAGAGCTTTACGATATATCTCTTTGGAGGGGAACCTCTATTGGCCGGAAAAGAGTATGTCAGGAAGTTCCTGGCAGCAGCGGAACAAATATTGATGCCGGACGTAGCTCCGGACTTTTTAATTCAGACAAACGGAATATTGTTTGACCAGGAGTGGATCGACCTGTTCAAAGAGTTTGGTGTCATATATGGATTCAGCCTCGATGGGAACAAGGAGATCAATGACAGAAACAGGGTCGACTTTAAAGGCAACGGAACTTATGATCAGGTGGTAAAGGCAATTAAACTGCTGACAGAACAGGGGATCAGGCCGGGTATCAATTCAGTGATCGATGTGGACACTGATGCTCTGGCAGGATATCAGCACTTTAAAGACCTGGGCGTAGGTGACCTTGACTATTTGATTCCTGACGGTAATTTTTATCAGTTGCCGAAACATTTATCAAACAGAACTGACCATTTTAACTGGACAAACACACCTTATGCTGACTGGCTAATATCAATTTTTGATGTATGGTTTCACGAACCGCTTCCGAAGCCGAACATCAGGTTGTTTAAAGTATTAATCAATCTGATTTTAGGACAGGATGTGGGCTATGATTATCTCGGCACCAGACGTACCGAGCTACTGATCATCGAGACGGATGGCGCCATTGAAGCCGCTGATGACTTTAAGATATGCGGTAACGGATTTACGAAAAATGAACTCAACATTCTGAAGGATGACCTTGAAGCGGCTTTGAACGACCATCTCATTGCACTATATCACACCAGTAAAGAACAGCTGAGTAAACAATGTGAATCCTGCAGCGTAAAAAATATTTGTGGCGGCTGGTACGTCCCTTCCCGTTATGATAAAGACAACGGCTTTGATAATCCGACTGTTTATTGCCCTGATGTTTTAAAACTGATAACTCATGTCCAGAAATGTGTTATCGAAGAATTGAATAAGAACGGTGTAGAGACGGATGGGGTCGAAATACTCGACTACAATAGGGAAGCCGGGCTTCTGGAAAAATATTCATGCAACTTCTAG
- a CDS encoding glycosyltransferase family 2 protein, translating to MIIKAFIIVYNESDIIRFTINHYQKFCTEVHILDNYSTDNTREIALGMGCHVQLFGTPGVLDDRCYLDIKNNIWKAHTDADYVIVCDADEILYHIERTPRMPVYKAVGYDMFSEALPAHSWDEINRGFRSPMYDKMIMFSPRLVREINYSFGCHTALPVLYRRMSGVAISPMLRHMRYIGKVERLIARYQRFAERLSKYNRDHELGQHYLSDSEKIRMNWAYASKYAITIK from the coding sequence ATGATCATAAAGGCGTTCATCATTGTTTATAATGAATCGGATATCATCCGGTTTACGATAAACCATTACCAGAAATTTTGCACAGAGGTCCATATCCTGGACAATTACTCAACAGACAATACGAGGGAAATTGCGCTCGGAATGGGGTGCCATGTGCAGCTGTTCGGGACGCCGGGCGTACTGGACGACCGGTGTTACCTGGACATCAAAAACAATATATGGAAAGCCCACACAGACGCTGACTATGTCATTGTCTGCGATGCGGATGAAATACTCTATCATATAGAACGCACACCGCGGATGCCGGTATATAAAGCAGTTGGATATGATATGTTCTCCGAAGCGCTGCCTGCTCATTCATGGGATGAGATCAACAGGGGGTTCCGCTCACCCATGTACGATAAGATGATCATGTTTAGCCCCAGGCTGGTAAGGGAGATTAACTATTCATTTGGTTGCCATACAGCATTGCCTGTTTTATATAGACGAATGTCAGGGGTTGCCATCTCTCCCATGTTAAGGCATATGCGGTATATCGGAAAAGTAGAACGACTGATCGCGAGGTATCAGCGTTTTGCGGAAAGGTTATCAAAATATAACCGCGACCATGAACTGGGACAACACTATCTGAGCGATAGTGAAAAGATAAGGATGAACTGGGCCTATGCAAGTAAATACGCCATCACAATCAAATAA
- a CDS encoding peptidase domain-containing ABC transporter: MLNRKFPFYAQHDSNDCGPACLKMVAKYYGKDVELEMLRQSSYINRNGVSLLGISQAAERIGFRTLMVQTSYEKLYGNVPLPCILHWNQEHFVVLFKKEGAGIGEGGWLLQKKAGKNGHGENVSFWIGDPAHDLIKIDKSTLLKSWISDTRDKGVALVLYPSPEFLDERAVTGVKKYTGLGLLFDYVKPYRRYIFQLFLGMILGSVISLALPFLTQTIVDYGVGFKDLSIVVLVLFSQLFLFAGSTVIELFRGWILLHMNSRISITILSDFLAKLMRLPVKFFDTHTTGDITQRLQDHGKIELFLTGVTINTFFSVVNIFVFLIILFVYSAKIFLTFFLFSTLSILWILFFLEKRKHVEYRRFQALRDNQDSTYEIVNGMKEIKLYNSEISRRWIWERIQVKLFKLNITGLRLSQYQESGFNTLTQLKNILVSFFAAQATINGEMTLGMMLSISYIIGQTNSPLQQLAMFFRSAQDAKLSMDRLQEIHNKENEDENQAGQQMEGEMREDITGDIVISNLSFKYGGAHSSYVLKDINLVIPEGKVTAIVGTSGSGKTTLLKLMLKFYEPAEGTIRVGNHDLAHLSSGEWREHCGAVMQDGYIFGDTIARNIVIDGSRIDARRMDNAVEIANIKEFIMSKPMKYTTRLGSSGGGLSAGQKQRILIARAVYKDPKFLLFDEATSALDANNERAIIENLTKFFQSKTVVVIAHRLSTVKNADQIVVLDQGEIAEQGTHAELVQRKGKYFDLVKNQLELGN; this comes from the coding sequence ATGTTGAACAGAAAATTTCCTTTCTATGCGCAGCATGATAGCAATGATTGTGGCCCGGCTTGTCTGAAAATGGTAGCCAAGTACTATGGCAAGGATGTGGAGCTGGAGATGCTGCGTCAGTCGTCCTATATTAACAGAAATGGTGTCAGCTTGCTGGGGATCAGCCAGGCGGCGGAGCGTATCGGATTTCGCACGCTTATGGTGCAGACATCTTATGAAAAACTGTATGGAAATGTTCCGTTACCGTGTATTTTACACTGGAACCAGGAACATTTTGTCGTTTTATTTAAAAAAGAAGGCGCCGGTATCGGCGAAGGTGGGTGGTTGCTGCAAAAAAAAGCAGGAAAAAATGGTCATGGAGAAAATGTCAGTTTCTGGATTGGCGATCCCGCTCACGACCTGATAAAGATCGATAAATCCACGTTGCTCAAAAGCTGGATCAGCGACACCAGGGATAAAGGTGTTGCGTTGGTTTTATATCCGTCTCCTGAGTTTCTGGATGAAAGGGCCGTTACCGGTGTAAAGAAATATACCGGCCTGGGATTGTTGTTTGACTATGTCAAACCTTACAGGCGGTATATATTTCAATTGTTCCTAGGAATGATTTTAGGCAGTGTCATCTCACTCGCGCTGCCTTTCCTTACACAAACAATCGTAGACTACGGGGTAGGGTTTAAAGACCTCAGTATAGTTGTGCTGGTTTTGTTTTCTCAGCTGTTTCTGTTTGCGGGCAGCACGGTTATTGAGCTGTTCAGAGGCTGGATCTTGCTGCATATGAACTCCCGGATAAGTATCACTATTCTTTCCGACTTCCTGGCCAAATTAATGCGGTTGCCGGTGAAGTTCTTCGATACGCATACCACGGGAGATATTACACAACGGCTGCAGGACCACGGTAAAATCGAATTGTTCCTGACTGGTGTCACCATCAATACTTTTTTTTCGGTGGTTAATATTTTTGTATTTCTGATTATACTCTTTGTTTATAGCGCGAAAATATTTTTGACCTTTTTTCTGTTTAGCACATTATCTATTCTTTGGATACTCTTTTTCCTGGAAAAGCGGAAGCATGTTGAATACCGGCGATTTCAGGCGCTTCGGGACAACCAGGATTCTACCTACGAGATCGTAAACGGTATGAAAGAGATCAAACTGTATAACAGCGAAATCAGCAGGAGATGGATTTGGGAACGTATTCAGGTAAAGCTGTTTAAATTAAACATAACTGGTCTGAGACTAAGCCAGTACCAGGAATCCGGGTTTAATACCCTCACACAGTTAAAGAATATTCTAGTTTCTTTCTTTGCCGCCCAGGCAACAATAAATGGTGAGATGACGCTGGGCATGATGTTAAGCATTTCCTATATTATCGGGCAGACGAACAGCCCTTTGCAGCAGCTGGCCATGTTTTTCCGTTCTGCGCAGGATGCAAAACTGAGCATGGACCGCCTTCAGGAGATCCATAATAAGGAGAATGAAGACGAAAATCAAGCAGGGCAACAGATGGAAGGAGAGATGAGAGAGGACATAACGGGGGATATCGTTATCAGCAACCTGTCTTTTAAATATGGCGGTGCTCATTCTTCCTATGTACTGAAGGATATCAATCTGGTGATACCGGAGGGAAAGGTGACAGCGATCGTAGGGACCAGCGGCAGCGGGAAAACAACGTTGCTGAAGCTGATGCTGAAGTTTTATGAACCGGCGGAAGGAACGATCAGGGTCGGCAACCATGACCTGGCCCATTTGTCTTCCGGCGAGTGGCGGGAACATTGCGGCGCCGTGATGCAGGACGGATATATTTTCGGAGACACTATTGCGAGGAACATCGTCATTGATGGCAGCAGGATAGATGCCCGGCGTATGGACAATGCTGTGGAGATAGCCAATATCAAAGAGTTTATCATGAGTAAACCCATGAAGTACACTACCAGGTTGGGCAGTTCAGGAGGTGGTTTAAGCGCCGGGCAAAAACAAAGGATCTTAATTGCGAGGGCCGTTTACAAAGATCCGAAGTTCCTGTTGTTTGATGAGGCCACCAGTGCGCTGGATGCCAACAATGAAAGGGCCATTATCGAAAATCTCACAAAATTTTTCCAATCGAAGACCGTGGTGGTGATCGCTCACAGGCTTAGTACAGTGAAAAATGCCGATCAGATCGTTGTGCTGGACCAGGGGGAGATAGCCGAGCAGGGTACCCATGCAGAATTGGTCCAGCGGAAGGGAAAGTATTTTGACCTGGTAAAAAATCAGCTTGAACTGGGAAATTAG
- a CDS encoding radical SAM protein produces the protein MNTEIICDTLVVKIASRCNINCTYCYMYNRGDDTYMHQPKIMSRQTIDQLLGRVRLYAFLNALDTFYFIFHGGEPLLAGPDIFEYFVQRANVLLAPDIRPFFRMQTNGILIDEEWCRLFDRLNIHVGISIDGTPEAHDKYRLDHKGRGTYQQVVRGLGAIQHFDAQNKTKIDKGVLSVIDVTTSPAAVWDHFSRLKMTRVNLLLPDHNYDFLPPGKEHPDGINNTVYADWLIGIFDLWFDEPGEKPAISMFKDIMYLLLGAEVRHDYWGTGSLGILIIETDGGIEPADSLKICGNEFTKLGMNIFKDSLDDALSQELPQLYNLSKQKVCRKCSACPVREICGGGFFTHRYSSRNGFNNPSVYCSDLLKLITHIQNRIFGNLPATLLDQAKIVPISFEEAKSDIETNLSNYPDPVYIEELESFKKS, from the coding sequence ATGAATACTGAAATTATATGTGATACACTGGTGGTGAAGATTGCCAGCAGATGTAACATCAATTGCACGTATTGTTATATGTATAACCGGGGCGACGATACCTATATGCATCAGCCCAAAATAATGTCCAGGCAGACAATCGACCAATTGTTGGGACGTGTCAGGTTATATGCGTTCCTGAATGCGCTGGATACCTTTTATTTTATATTTCATGGCGGAGAACCGCTCCTGGCCGGCCCGGACATCTTTGAATATTTTGTGCAGCGGGCCAATGTGTTGCTGGCTCCGGATATCCGGCCCTTTTTCAGGATGCAGACAAATGGTATCCTGATAGACGAGGAGTGGTGCAGGTTGTTTGACCGGCTAAATATCCACGTAGGGATCAGTATCGATGGTACGCCTGAAGCGCATGACAAATACAGATTAGACCATAAGGGACGGGGTACGTACCAACAGGTGGTCCGTGGCCTGGGTGCCATTCAGCATTTCGATGCACAAAACAAAACGAAAATAGACAAAGGCGTACTTTCTGTTATAGACGTTACTACATCTCCGGCAGCAGTATGGGACCATTTCAGCCGACTGAAAATGACACGGGTGAATTTGTTATTGCCCGATCATAATTATGATTTCCTGCCTCCGGGAAAAGAGCACCCGGACGGGATAAACAATACGGTATATGCCGATTGGTTGATCGGAATATTTGACCTTTGGTTCGATGAGCCGGGAGAGAAACCCGCCATTTCCATGTTCAAAGACATTATGTACCTCTTGCTCGGCGCTGAGGTACGACACGACTACTGGGGTACCGGCAGCCTCGGTATACTGATCATTGAAACAGACGGTGGCATCGAACCGGCCGATTCTCTCAAGATTTGCGGCAATGAATTTACCAAGCTGGGGATGAACATTTTTAAGGACAGTCTGGACGATGCCCTGAGCCAGGAGCTTCCCCAACTGTATAATCTCAGCAAACAAAAGGTATGCAGAAAGTGTAGTGCATGCCCGGTGCGGGAGATATGTGGCGGAGGCTTTTTTACCCATCGTTATTCAAGCCGGAATGGCTTTAATAATCCGTCTGTTTATTGTTCAGACCTGCTAAAACTGATCACTCATATACAAAACAGGATATTTGGCAACCTGCCTGCAACGTTGCTGGACCAGGCTAAGATTGTCCCGATCTCTTTTGAAGAAGCAAAAAGTGATATTGAGACTAACCTTTCCAATTATCCTGATCCGGTATATATAGAAGAACTGGAATCCTTCAAAAAAAGCTAA
- a CDS encoding ABC transporter permease, with protein MLANYLKLALRNLRFKKGQSYVFINILGLAAAIGVALLLFAVVRFESNYDSFHKRGKDIYRIVTKDAFSGGEAFKSGVPYQLADYVKLNLPQVKRLTSIDAVYGSQIIVPAGAGVGTSDGKYKEDEGVFFTGPEYFDIFDAVWLSGNSAALAEPNTVVLNKTVAAKYFGQWQNAIGRYIRMDQTLMLQVAGVIEDFPANSDFPMRLIVSYGTLKNNAGKYGYDQNLDYINSSHQLFMLMPGNTNEEQINAQLTELSNKMYANKGGIGKFHFLLPLKENHFDSRFSNFGDHTASRSTLRILALIGQLIIIMASINFINIATARASHRAKEIGIRKVLGSDRRQLIIQLLLETGAIVLFSTLLGALIAGLLLPHLNNMINIHAHLMLLDKSNLLVLVLIFISVTLLAGMYPAFVLSGLKPIAALKRHVKGKAGGGIQLRKVLVVVQFSILQMLMIATIVIMTQMNFIRYADLGYDKSGVFMVPCYADSTNAYRLQSLKNQLLEVPGVQAVSFATDPPSSDNNWSSNFYFDHSKKNVGFNVFLKFSDADYFRTFDLKVLAGKAFSAGDTTREFVVNETFVRKLELKNNEDIIGKTIRIGTGNWYPIVGVVKDFKTNSLREDIKPMAIAINRSAYSQINIKMAATTHLQEPITHISNIWQSFFPDYAFTGEFLDESIARFYRQETQLAALYKSFSVIALLISCLGLYSLIAFMTLHRKKEIAVRKVLGASIGGILQLFLKELSLLIGISFLIAIPVGYWGISKWLQNFPYHINISILQFVTVFFMTLLIALLTSGYKVLKAALANPKESLQGE; from the coding sequence ATGCTTGCAAACTATCTAAAGTTAGCCCTCAGAAACCTCCGCTTTAAAAAAGGGCAGTCTTATGTTTTTATCAATATTTTAGGTCTTGCAGCAGCTATTGGCGTCGCGCTGCTTTTGTTTGCAGTGGTCCGGTTTGAGTCAAACTACGATTCCTTTCACAAGAGGGGCAAAGATATATACCGTATTGTCACAAAGGATGCTTTTTCCGGAGGAGAGGCTTTTAAATCCGGGGTGCCTTACCAGCTGGCGGATTATGTAAAGTTAAACCTGCCACAGGTAAAGCGGCTTACATCCATCGATGCAGTGTATGGCAGCCAGATCATTGTTCCTGCAGGTGCGGGAGTGGGTACATCTGATGGAAAATACAAGGAAGATGAGGGTGTTTTTTTTACGGGCCCGGAATACTTTGACATATTTGACGCTGTGTGGTTGTCCGGTAATTCTGCTGCGCTTGCCGAGCCTAATACAGTCGTGCTGAATAAAACAGTTGCGGCAAAATACTTCGGGCAATGGCAGAATGCTATAGGACGCTATATTCGGATGGACCAGACGTTGATGCTCCAGGTGGCAGGTGTGATCGAAGATTTTCCGGCCAACAGTGATTTCCCTATGCGATTGATCGTGTCATACGGTACCCTTAAAAACAATGCCGGTAAATATGGATATGACCAGAACCTTGATTATATAAACAGCAGTCACCAGTTGTTCATGCTCATGCCGGGCAATACTAACGAAGAACAAATCAATGCACAGCTAACAGAGTTGTCCAATAAGATGTACGCCAATAAGGGGGGCATTGGAAAGTTCCATTTTTTGCTGCCATTAAAGGAGAATCATTTTGACAGCCGCTTCAGTAACTTCGGAGATCATACAGCGAGCCGGTCAACCCTACGGATATTGGCGTTAATTGGCCAGCTGATTATTATAATGGCTTCGATCAATTTTATTAACATTGCCACTGCCAGGGCCAGTCACAGGGCAAAAGAAATTGGCATCCGTAAGGTATTGGGCAGCGATCGTCGCCAGCTCATTATTCAACTGCTGCTTGAAACCGGAGCGATTGTTCTCTTTTCTACCCTGTTAGGTGCACTGATTGCCGGATTGTTGCTGCCTCACCTGAACAATATGATCAATATTCATGCACATTTAATGTTATTGGATAAAAGCAACCTTTTGGTCCTGGTGTTGATCTTTATATCCGTAACGTTGCTGGCCGGTATGTATCCGGCTTTTGTGCTGTCAGGCCTTAAGCCTATCGCCGCCTTAAAGAGACATGTAAAAGGAAAGGCAGGGGGTGGCATCCAACTGAGGAAAGTGCTTGTGGTTGTTCAGTTTTCCATTTTACAAATGTTGATGATAGCAACAATTGTGATCATGACGCAGATGAATTTCATTCGTTATGCTGATTTGGGGTACGATAAAAGTGGCGTATTTATGGTCCCTTGTTATGCGGATTCAACAAATGCCTATCGGCTGCAGTCGCTCAAAAACCAGTTGCTCGAAGTTCCGGGGGTACAAGCCGTCAGCTTTGCTACAGACCCTCCTTCTTCTGACAATAACTGGAGCAGTAATTTTTATTTCGATCATTCAAAAAAGAATGTAGGCTTTAATGTTTTCCTGAAGTTTTCCGATGCAGATTATTTCAGGACCTTTGACTTGAAAGTTCTTGCAGGGAAGGCCTTTTCGGCAGGGGATACGACACGTGAATTTGTAGTGAATGAAACATTCGTTAGAAAGCTGGAGCTTAAAAATAACGAGGACATTATCGGTAAAACGATCCGGATCGGCACCGGGAACTGGTATCCTATTGTGGGGGTGGTGAAAGATTTTAAAACCAATTCGCTTCGTGAAGATATAAAGCCGATGGCAATTGCCATTAACAGAAGCGCGTATTCACAGATCAATATCAAGATGGCTGCCACTACCCATCTTCAGGAGCCGATCACACATATCAGTAATATCTGGCAGTCGTTTTTCCCTGACTATGCTTTTACGGGTGAGTTCCTGGATGAGTCCATTGCCCGTTTTTACCGGCAGGAAACCCAGCTGGCAGCGTTGTACAAAAGTTTTTCAGTGATAGCCCTGCTGATCTCATGTCTGGGCCTGTATAGCCTGATTGCTTTTATGACTTTGCACCGAAAGAAAGAAATTGCTGTTCGAAAGGTATTGGGCGCCAGTATAGGAGGTATTTTGCAACTCTTCTTAAAAGAGCTTTCCCTGCTCATTGGTATCTCTTTTTTAATCGCTATTCCAGTGGGGTATTGGGGCATTTCCAAATGGTTGCAGAATTTTCCTTATCATATTAATATCAGTATATTACAATTCGTGACAGTATTTTTTATGACATTGTTGATTGCACTGTTAACATCGGGTTATAAGGTGCTTAAAGCGGCATTGGCTAATCCGAAAGA
- a CDS encoding glycosyltransferase family 9 protein — MDIKQFDNPVVFFDNAIGDSFVALPALRALAQLAEGRLSLITCGGRCGKINFTIFRELAVKHIYGIDVAETERGKEINPDELGACLNNSDLFIYMNTWMPAGEVMQQVLSSFAPRPSIGFYKYMSVQIPYEKSLHSADLLFQFPLFFNRETDIQDFAYSPEPPTEVRRLVCQFRNKFPATSKLLIVHADTKTNKTWPFEYYPALLDRIMDTMPEVVVIFIGIKKPDVSSCKHVSRILRFEEALPFSMDWAFVSIADIFLGVDSVFLHIADLFHVPVVSLFGPSSVQEWGVRFSAHHRCVEAPSGNMEDITVDAVYNGFSDLMTCQPIVVRS, encoded by the coding sequence ATGGACATTAAGCAGTTCGACAATCCAGTAGTTTTTTTTGATAATGCAATAGGGGACAGCTTTGTGGCATTGCCGGCTTTAAGGGCGCTGGCGCAGCTTGCAGAGGGACGGTTATCGCTGATTACCTGCGGTGGCAGATGCGGTAAAATCAATTTCACCATTTTTCGCGAGCTGGCAGTAAAACATATCTACGGTATAGATGTGGCGGAAACCGAGCGGGGAAAAGAAATTAATCCTGATGAACTTGGCGCCTGTCTTAATAACAGTGATCTGTTCATATACATGAATACCTGGATGCCGGCGGGAGAAGTGATGCAGCAGGTGCTCAGTTCTTTTGCCCCGAGGCCGTCCATAGGATTTTATAAGTATATGTCTGTGCAGATACCTTATGAGAAAAGCCTCCATAGCGCGGACCTATTGTTTCAGTTCCCGTTGTTTTTCAACAGGGAAACAGATATTCAGGATTTTGCCTATTCTCCTGAGCCGCCAACGGAAGTGCGCCGGCTTGTATGCCAGTTCAGGAATAAGTTTCCGGCAACAAGTAAGTTGCTCATTGTTCATGCCGATACTAAAACGAATAAAACATGGCCCTTTGAATATTATCCGGCGCTGTTGGACAGAATAATGGACACCATGCCGGAGGTGGTCGTTATTTTTATCGGTATTAAGAAGCCGGATGTCAGTAGCTGCAAACACGTTTCCCGAATACTGCGTTTTGAAGAAGCGCTGCCTTTTTCGATGGACTGGGCATTTGTTTCGATAGCAGATATTTTCCTGGGGGTTGATTCTGTCTTTCTGCATATAGCGGACCTCTTTCACGTGCCCGTGGTTAGTTTGTTCGGGCCCTCGTCAGTGCAGGAATGGGGAGTACGTTTTTCTGCGCACCATCGCTGCGTGGAAGCGCCCTCCGGAAATATGGAAGATATCACCGTAGATGCCGTATATAACGGCTTTTCTGACTTAATGACCTGTCAACCCATAGTGGTTCGCTCGTAA